The following are encoded together in the Acetobacter vaccinii genome:
- a CDS encoding alpha-2-macroglobulin family protein: MKKYALVWCAALPIATVAQAADLPAPPDTQAEAATSTPEPLRFVQQDLNGSGERPELCLTFNQRLDPTQTRSLAAAITLKPAVPYAPHVSNTQFCLGGLAYNTSYILRVSTAFHAANGTRLDKAYTLNASFADRTPSVGLIGNGYTLPRLTSNGPVVQSVNVKTVRLHVLRMTPHVAAAQIGEGRISLDQTSMTGSDLAYLAQNWLTDVWHGTMAIDDQHNVSTSTAFPLATALTGKGPGLYLVTAENVALNPSASPVELALQPIPPGGNDSAPYNPAQYNSFAAHWVSLSNLGLTALRGTDGLHVSVRSLATGTGVADTQLALVAQSGDVLASAHTDSNGNAVFAPGLMRGTNANTPRQLIATQGNDQAIMALTGPWFDFSSRGAEGSGQFGMARAVIQTERGIYRPGETVNALVLLRDKTGHALTHQPLTVVLRRSDGQKDSTRTLTQDQDGGYTLQLPVSRSAPAGPWRIEVMLDPTSAPLAATSFQVADFTPQTLTATLKAPDQAVSDQPMDVQVAANFLYGAPASDLRVEGEWRLVPNPTPLPAYKDWVFGYATETLPDSSGNLDFPPTDAKGNTLATVPVSLPPGLTQRLAIALTARVIEPSGHPITKMLTVPLRRTTPLIGLHVAPTSTEDTQTAVPVSIVTLNPNGTQPVPLSGLRWTLSRVNSVYDWAHVDGRWEFHEHQVDVPVTSGSLTTDKAGRGTLSPSLDWGSYRLSVDDPASGAGTSTVLHVGWAATTGDTTPDALPVSVRDHAIAPGGSTVLHIPAGLDGVADITFATDHVLSTQSVTVPKDGVDIPVTAGTDWGVGAYALVTLHRPLSGPRRPHDPVRAVGIAWIGINQDPHHLSVTLGGPDTIRPRQQVTIPVDVHGGPGAPAGQTVSLTLAAVDEGILALTHYNQTNLFDTLFGKPALGVDMRDTYGTLLLDMAAAGRIREGGDDGEGEGGADITTARSVSLFSGPVTLDAHGHGQVTLDIPDFEGALRLMASAWSQDGVGDARRDITVRDPVFPDLALPRFIAPGDTAQPLLSIVNTDGQAGTYTAHLTVSGPLQISGPSSLTTELKPGERKSARVSLNATAEGEGHLHLVLTRAGSNTALLTRDWVLTSRAGHAPFTTTHALALPAGASATVDPTWLNGIAPSSLRATLGFSAAKGIDTVALLETLNTTPWGDSQTLAAIARPLLSLKNPTLSGPGASPATLHAQVQATVDTLLNRQNAAGRFGLTRLDDGQGLPETQDYITDFLTRAKTAGYAVPENRLRLALDLIESTQLQAGTQDQTDDTSTSSEDAANRASQIASDRATKAYAAYILARAGRLHPQIVRDMAQSIAQHPDGAGFSLIWADSPVANTLATPVAIGHIATAQALDDAASTGPLSPDTLYDAAIAALGPVLKGPPPADSLLYWAHVRDLTGLMPLTAEGHDEARTQALADRYAQLSIDPGQLDAPEKAALLETVAALNADMPGRSLSLNGQAEPALTTHLPSARVVSATQVKKGLTVSNTGTRPLYGTLTVRGVPSGAVASQAAGLSISVRYTTLSGEPLDVTHLKQNDRFVVIIKGAPQAPGLQRLGLLHMLPAGWGVESVLSTNSNGYDFTGPLSETLSTTFQADRLVALVAVNPTSDETNQRSFTIAYIARATMPGHYIRPETLVQVMGRPAIMARSASGITDISPP; this comes from the coding sequence ATGAAAAAATACGCTCTGGTATGGTGCGCCGCCCTCCCCATCGCCACGGTCGCACAGGCTGCCGATCTCCCTGCGCCACCCGACACCCAGGCCGAGGCAGCCACCTCTACGCCCGAGCCCCTGCGCTTTGTACAGCAGGACCTTAACGGATCAGGGGAACGCCCCGAACTGTGCCTGACATTCAACCAGCGGCTGGACCCGACCCAAACCCGCAGTCTGGCTGCCGCCATTACCCTCAAACCCGCAGTCCCCTACGCCCCCCATGTCAGCAACACGCAGTTCTGCCTGGGGGGGCTGGCCTATAACACCAGCTATATCCTGCGCGTTTCTACCGCATTCCATGCCGCCAATGGGACACGGCTGGACAAAGCCTATACGCTCAATGCCAGTTTTGCAGACCGTACACCCTCCGTCGGGCTGATCGGCAACGGCTATACCCTGCCCCGGCTGACATCCAACGGGCCTGTGGTGCAAAGCGTCAATGTCAAGACCGTGCGGCTGCATGTCCTGCGCATGACACCCCATGTCGCCGCCGCACAGATTGGGGAAGGCCGTATCTCCCTCGATCAGACCAGCATGACAGGCAGCGACCTGGCCTACCTGGCCCAGAACTGGCTGACAGATGTCTGGCACGGCACCATGGCTATTGATGACCAGCACAACGTCAGCACCTCAACCGCCTTCCCACTGGCAACGGCGCTGACTGGCAAGGGGCCGGGGCTGTACCTTGTCACGGCAGAAAACGTAGCGCTTAACCCCTCCGCCAGCCCGGTAGAACTGGCCTTGCAGCCCATCCCCCCCGGCGGCAACGACAGTGCACCCTACAACCCGGCCCAGTACAACAGCTTTGCGGCCCACTGGGTGAGCCTGAGCAATCTGGGGCTGACTGCCCTGCGTGGCACGGACGGGCTGCATGTCTCAGTGCGCTCTCTGGCCACAGGCACTGGGGTTGCCGACACACAACTGGCCCTTGTCGCCCAGAGTGGTGATGTGCTGGCCAGCGCCCACACAGACAGCAACGGCAACGCCGTGTTTGCACCGGGGCTTATGCGCGGCACCAACGCCAACACGCCCCGCCAGCTTATAGCCACCCAGGGCAACGACCAGGCCATTATGGCACTGACAGGCCCCTGGTTTGACTTTTCCAGCCGTGGAGCAGAAGGCTCAGGTCAGTTTGGCATGGCGCGGGCGGTCATACAGACCGAGCGTGGCATCTACCGCCCGGGCGAAACAGTAAATGCCCTTGTTCTGCTGCGGGACAAGACCGGACATGCTCTGACACACCAGCCGCTTACTGTCGTCCTGCGCCGCTCTGACGGGCAGAAGGACAGCACCCGCACCCTGACACAGGACCAGGACGGCGGTTATACGCTGCAACTGCCGGTCAGCCGGTCAGCACCGGCCGGGCCATGGCGGATTGAGGTCATGCTCGACCCGACGTCCGCCCCCCTTGCGGCAACGTCCTTTCAGGTAGCCGACTTCACACCCCAGACTCTGACAGCCACCCTCAAGGCACCCGACCAGGCCGTGTCCGACCAGCCGATGGATGTGCAGGTTGCTGCCAACTTCCTGTACGGCGCACCCGCCAGCGACCTGCGCGTGGAAGGGGAATGGCGGCTGGTGCCAAACCCCACCCCCCTGCCTGCTTACAAGGACTGGGTCTTTGGCTACGCGACCGAAACCCTGCCCGATAGTTCCGGCAACCTGGACTTCCCCCCGACCGATGCTAAGGGCAACACCCTCGCCACGGTGCCTGTCAGCCTGCCACCGGGGCTGACACAGCGGCTGGCCATTGCCCTGACAGCCCGGGTTATTGAACCCTCCGGCCACCCCATCACCAAGATGCTGACTGTCCCCCTCCGCCGCACGACCCCGCTGATCGGACTGCACGTGGCCCCGACCAGCACGGAGGATACCCAGACAGCCGTGCCTGTCAGCATTGTCACCCTCAACCCCAATGGCACGCAGCCCGTACCCCTGTCCGGCCTGCGCTGGACACTCAGCCGGGTCAACTCCGTCTATGACTGGGCGCATGTTGACGGGCGGTGGGAATTTCATGAGCATCAGGTGGATGTGCCTGTTACGTCAGGCAGCCTGACCACCGACAAGGCAGGACGCGGCACCCTGAGCCCGTCACTCGACTGGGGCAGCTACCGCCTGTCGGTCGATGACCCGGCCAGCGGAGCAGGCACCTCCACCGTGCTGCATGTCGGCTGGGCCGCAACTACGGGTGACACCACGCCCGACGCCCTGCCTGTCAGTGTACGCGACCACGCCATAGCCCCCGGCGGCAGCACCGTGCTGCATATTCCCGCCGGGCTGGACGGGGTGGCCGACATTACCTTTGCAACCGACCATGTACTGTCCACCCAGAGCGTGACCGTACCCAAGGATGGGGTGGATATTCCTGTAACCGCCGGGACGGACTGGGGGGTGGGCGCCTACGCGCTAGTTACCCTGCACCGCCCGCTGTCCGGGCCACGCCGCCCGCATGACCCTGTGCGGGCCGTAGGCATTGCCTGGATTGGTATCAACCAGGACCCACACCATCTGAGCGTGACACTCGGCGGCCCCGATACCATACGGCCCCGGCAACAGGTCACCATTCCGGTGGATGTGCATGGCGGGCCCGGTGCCCCGGCGGGGCAGACCGTGTCCCTGACACTGGCCGCAGTGGACGAGGGTATTCTGGCCCTGACGCATTACAACCAGACCAACCTGTTTGACACCCTATTTGGCAAACCTGCCCTTGGGGTGGACATGCGCGACACCTACGGCACCCTGCTACTGGACATGGCTGCCGCAGGCCGTATCCGCGAAGGGGGTGATGATGGTGAGGGCGAAGGCGGGGCCGATATTACCACTGCCCGCAGCGTATCGCTGTTCTCTGGGCCGGTCACGCTGGACGCCCACGGCCATGGACAGGTCACGCTGGATATTCCTGACTTTGAGGGCGCACTCCGCCTGATGGCCTCCGCCTGGTCGCAGGACGGGGTGGGAGACGCCCGGCGCGACATCACCGTACGTGACCCTGTTTTTCCCGACCTCGCACTGCCACGCTTTATTGCCCCTGGCGACACGGCCCAGCCCCTGCTGTCCATTGTGAATACAGATGGTCAGGCCGGCACCTACACCGCCCACCTGACAGTGAGCGGCCCGCTCCAGATCAGCGGCCCCAGCAGCCTGACAACAGAGTTAAAACCCGGTGAACGCAAAAGCGCCCGCGTCAGCCTGAACGCCACGGCAGAGGGCGAAGGCCACCTCCATCTGGTGCTGACACGCGCAGGCTCAAACACCGCCCTGCTAACCCGCGACTGGGTGCTGACATCGCGCGCAGGGCATGCTCCCTTTACCACCACCCACGCTCTGGCCCTGCCCGCAGGTGCCAGCGCCACCGTGGACCCCACATGGCTGAACGGTATTGCCCCCTCCAGCCTGCGGGCCACACTTGGTTTTTCCGCCGCCAAAGGGATCGACACCGTCGCGCTGCTGGAAACGCTCAACACCACACCCTGGGGGGATTCCCAAACTCTGGCAGCCATCGCACGCCCCCTGCTGTCGCTTAAAAACCCGACCCTGAGCGGCCCCGGTGCCTCGCCCGCAACACTGCATGCGCAAGTGCAGGCTACAGTGGATACCCTGCTGAACCGGCAGAACGCCGCAGGCCGCTTTGGCCTGACCCGGCTGGATGACGGACAGGGACTACCAGAAACGCAAGATTACATCACCGACTTTCTGACCCGCGCCAAAACGGCAGGATATGCCGTGCCCGAGAACAGGCTGCGCCTTGCGCTGGACCTGATCGAAAGCACCCAGTTGCAGGCTGGCACGCAGGATCAGACTGACGACACGTCCACCTCATCAGAAGACGCAGCCAACCGCGCCAGCCAGATTGCATCCGACAGGGCAACCAAGGCTTACGCCGCCTATATTCTGGCAAGAGCGGGCCGCCTGCACCCGCAGATTGTGCGGGATATGGCGCAGAGCATTGCCCAGCACCCTGATGGTGCAGGCTTCTCCCTCATCTGGGCGGACTCCCCGGTTGCCAACACGCTGGCCACACCTGTGGCCATAGGCCACATTGCCACAGCACAGGCCCTTGATGACGCGGCCAGCACAGGCCCTCTGTCACCCGACACTCTGTATGACGCGGCCATTGCCGCCCTTGGTCCGGTGCTTAAAGGCCCGCCACCGGCTGACAGCCTGCTCTACTGGGCGCATGTCCGTGACCTGACAGGGTTGATGCCCCTGACAGCCGAAGGCCATGACGAAGCCCGCACACAGGCTCTGGCTGACCGCTATGCCCAGCTGTCCATCGACCCCGGCCAACTGGATGCCCCGGAAAAAGCCGCCCTGCTGGAAACAGTCGCAGCCCTGAATGCCGACATGCCTGGCCGCAGCCTGAGCCTGAACGGTCAGGCGGAACCTGCCCTGACAACGCACCTGCCCTCGGCCCGTGTAGTCAGCGCCACACAGGTCAAGAAAGGGCTGACAGTCAGCAATACCGGCACACGGCCGCTTTATGGCACCCTGACCGTGCGCGGTGTACCCTCCGGCGCGGTTGCAAGCCAGGCGGCAGGGCTGAGCATCTCGGTCCGCTATACCACCCTGTCGGGCGAGCCGCTGGATGTAACACACCTTAAGCAGAACGACCGTTTTGTCGTGATTATCAAAGGGGCCCCACAGGCACCGGGGCTCCAGCGTCTGGGGCTGCTGCACATGCTCCCCGCTGGATGGGGGGTGGAGAGTGTCCTGTCCACAAACAGCAACGGCTATGACTTTACCGGCCCGCTGTCCGAGACCCTGTCCACCACCTTCCAGGCCGATCGGCTGGTCGCGCTGGTGGCGGTCAACCCCACGTCGGACGAAACCAACCAGCGCAGCTTCACCATCGCCTACATTGCCCGCGCAACCATGCCCGGCCACTATATCCGGCCGGAAACACTGGTACAGGTGATGGGTCGCCCCGCCATCATGGCACGGTCGGCCTCTGGCATTACGGATATCAGCCCTCCGTGA
- a CDS encoding transglycosylase domain-containing protein, with translation MGRGLWRRHAVRAGLAGACLASLLAGAALLDHLLPPDMARVRSFALILQARDGTVLDGRTSHDGTWRLPTQSKQVDPTYLALLLQTEDRRFAWHPGIDPLSLTRAAWQLLTHGHIVSGGSTLAMQASRLLMPHPHTWGGKLADLLRALQLEWRYGHTGTLDLYLTLTPEGGNIEGIRAASLLYFGHEPAHLSPAEAALLVALPRKPAAFRPDRHPQALLAAAQGVLSHAQQPLPALWPHPTTGPHPHDAPEVLAFLWGNGRRDTVHSTLDAAQQRTIRALLTRDLPPRHGTLAALVANHEHEITTWVGGSEHSCPSCAIDMVLAPRSPGSALKPLIYGMALDAGWLTPTTRLRDSRMAVGDYAPHDYGHTFYGETTAARALQLSLNIPAILVLQKIGAATFRDHLARCGVVLRLPDATATPSLALALGGEAVTLRELVTLYAAIDHAGTVAPLVLDHTAPPPPPMDTRFASPRATADLRAILRGTHPPAGTSWHDVAFKTGTSYGGRDAWAMATTGRWTVGVWAGRPDGTATPGLTGRGVAGPVLGRIITLLQPPAPIPTTLAVAPTHLNTAALSTALHRMATVAGPQIITPANGAELENSPDPAHASPIGLEAAGGVPPYRWYVNGTPVSVPPGASAAWLPDGPGFTHISVTDAQGLSAQATIRIRDADPTL, from the coding sequence ATGGGGCGCGGCCTGTGGCGGCGACACGCCGTGCGGGCAGGATTGGCCGGAGCATGTCTGGCCAGCCTGCTGGCCGGGGCCGCCCTGCTGGACCACCTGCTACCCCCCGACATGGCCCGCGTGCGCAGCTTTGCCCTGATCCTGCAAGCGCGGGATGGTACGGTGCTGGACGGGCGCACCAGCCACGACGGCACCTGGCGGCTGCCCACCCAGAGCAAGCAGGTGGACCCCACCTATCTGGCCCTGCTGCTGCAAACAGAAGACAGGCGTTTTGCCTGGCACCCTGGCATAGACCCGCTATCCCTGACCAGAGCCGCGTGGCAGTTGCTGACCCACGGCCATATTGTCTCGGGCGGGTCCACGCTGGCCATGCAAGCCTCGCGCCTGTTAATGCCGCACCCGCATACATGGGGCGGCAAGCTGGCCGACCTGTTGCGCGCCCTGCAATTAGAATGGCGCTATGGCCACACCGGCACGCTGGACCTGTACCTGACACTGACCCCCGAAGGGGGCAATATCGAGGGCATACGTGCGGCGTCCTTGCTGTATTTCGGGCATGAACCAGCCCATCTTTCCCCCGCCGAAGCTGCGCTGCTGGTAGCCCTGCCACGCAAGCCTGCCGCTTTCCGCCCCGACCGGCACCCCCAGGCGCTGCTGGCTGCAGCCCAGGGCGTGCTATCCCACGCCCAGCAGCCTCTGCCCGCCCTCTGGCCCCACCCCACCACAGGCCCACACCCGCATGACGCGCCCGAGGTGCTGGCCTTTCTCTGGGGCAATGGCCGCCGTGACACCGTACATTCCACTCTGGATGCCGCCCAGCAGCGCACAATCCGCGCCCTGCTCACCCGTGATCTGCCCCCACGCCACGGCACTCTGGCAGCCCTTGTGGCCAACCATGAGCATGAAATAACCACCTGGGTGGGGGGGAGCGAACATAGCTGCCCAAGCTGTGCGATCGACATGGTGCTGGCCCCACGCTCACCCGGATCAGCACTCAAACCCCTTATTTATGGCATGGCGCTGGATGCAGGCTGGCTGACCCCTACCACACGCCTGCGCGATTCCCGCATGGCCGTAGGGGACTATGCCCCGCATGACTATGGCCACACGTTCTATGGTGAAACCACAGCCGCGCGGGCGTTGCAGCTTTCCCTCAATATCCCTGCCATTCTGGTCTTGCAGAAAATCGGGGCGGCGACCTTCCGCGACCATCTGGCCCGCTGCGGCGTGGTCCTGCGCCTGCCCGACGCAACCGCCACCCCAAGTCTGGCTCTGGCCCTTGGGGGAGAGGCCGTAACCCTGCGCGAACTGGTCACGCTCTATGCCGCCATCGACCACGCAGGCACCGTTGCCCCGCTGGTGCTGGACCACACCGCACCTCCTCCGCCCCCCATGGACACCCGCTTTGCCAGCCCCCGCGCCACGGCTGACCTGCGCGCCATCCTGCGCGGGACACACCCCCCGGCAGGCACAAGCTGGCATGATGTCGCCTTTAAAACCGGAACGTCCTACGGTGGGCGCGATGCCTGGGCCATGGCCACCACTGGCCGCTGGACTGTAGGTGTCTGGGCAGGCCGGCCCGATGGCACCGCAACGCCTGGCCTGACCGGCCGGGGTGTGGCCGGGCCTGTACTGGGCAGGATCATCACCCTGCTCCAGCCCCCGGCCCCCATCCCCACCACATTGGCTGTGGCCCCCACGCACCTTAACACGGCGGCGCTGTCCACCGCCCTGCACCGCATGGCCACTGTGGCCGGGCCGCAGATTATTACCCCGGCAAACGGTGCAGAACTGGAAAATAGCCCTGACCCGGCCCACGCCAGCCCCATCGGACTGGAAGCCGCAGGTGGGGTGCCACCCTATCGCTGGTATGTGAACGGCACGCCTGTCAGCGTACCACCGGGGGCCAGTGCAGCCTGGCTGCCCGATGGGCCGGGCTTTACACACATCAGCGTAACCGATGCCCAAGGATTGAGCGCCCAGGCAACAATCCGCATCCGCGACGCCGACCCCACCCTATGA
- a CDS encoding universal stress protein has translation MRILSILDTLETAPFILETTSALADRLGCGSVRLLHPAPASNPDFQSPDEGMPGPQAQARFAQNVTAQTTALHTLCQNWMATSGHARISHWATGQEDNIRALVATEAASADLVVLSRPRATDPASVSQAFSGALYDAKAAVVVAPLQSYPTMGSHPIVAWKASDMLDRALEHAMPLLEKAATVTILIGERQAGEEATPTLAQTLRQKGVAVTIQRFVITSRTEVGEQIRAQALSAGGDLLVMGAYSQPHFLEWLFGGPTRDILRHGTLPILTHH, from the coding sequence ATGCGTATTCTCTCCATTCTTGACACTCTGGAGACAGCCCCGTTCATCCTTGAGACAACCAGCGCTCTGGCTGACCGGCTTGGCTGTGGCAGCGTGCGCCTGCTGCACCCCGCCCCTGCCAGCAACCCGGACTTTCAAAGCCCTGACGAAGGCATGCCCGGCCCGCAGGCGCAGGCCCGTTTTGCCCAAAATGTTACAGCCCAGACAACAGCCCTGCATACCCTGTGCCAGAACTGGATGGCCACTTCTGGCCATGCCCGTATCAGCCACTGGGCCACAGGCCAGGAGGATAATATCCGCGCCCTTGTCGCAACAGAAGCCGCCAGTGCGGACCTTGTCGTGCTCAGCCGCCCCCGTGCGACCGACCCGGCCTCCGTCAGCCAGGCCTTCTCCGGTGCCCTGTACGATGCCAAGGCCGCAGTCGTGGTGGCCCCCTTGCAGTCCTACCCCACCATGGGCAGCCACCCCATCGTGGCCTGGAAAGCGTCGGACATGCTGGACCGTGCGCTGGAACACGCCATGCCCCTGCTGGAAAAAGCAGCCACAGTCACAATCCTGATCGGGGAGCGGCAGGCGGGGGAGGAAGCCACCCCAACACTGGCCCAGACCCTGCGCCAGAAAGGGGTTGCCGTGACCATCCAACGGTTTGTGATAACCAGCCGGACAGAGGTGGGCGAGCAGATACGCGCTCAGGCCCTGTCCGCCGGGGGTGACCTGCTGGTCATGGGCGCCTATAGCCAGCCGCATTTTCTGGAGTGGCTGTTTGGCGGCCCTACGCGCGACATTCTGCGCCACGGCACGCTGCCCATTCTGACACACCACTGA
- the crcB gene encoding fluoride efflux transporter CrcB: protein MPAPLIPSLLIGLAGACGTLLRYWLGLATVRWSQVLPWGTILINVTGSFAIAFFGTLTAAGGRLPMSETSRLVFMVGLCGGYTTFSSFSLQTLDLLKNGFPGRALLNIGLSVMLCMVSVAAGSMLAQGINASQPHDG, encoded by the coding sequence ATGCCTGCACCACTCATCCCCTCCCTCCTCATCGGCCTTGCCGGGGCCTGTGGCACGCTTTTACGCTACTGGCTGGGGCTGGCCACCGTACGCTGGAGCCAGGTACTGCCGTGGGGCACCATCCTGATCAACGTAACCGGGTCGTTCGCGATTGCCTTTTTTGGCACGCTGACGGCGGCCGGGGGCAGGCTGCCCATGTCGGAAACCAGCAGGCTTGTGTTCATGGTCGGGCTGTGCGGAGGATACACCACGTTTTCCTCCTTCAGCCTCCAGACCCTCGACCTTCTGAAAAACGGCTTCCCCGGTCGGGCACTGCTGAACATTGGCCTGTCTGTCATGCTGTGCATGGTCAGTGTCGCGGCGGGGTCCATGCTGGCGCAGGGTATCAACGCCAGCCAGCCCCACGATGGCTGA
- a CDS encoding glycosyltransferase family protein has product MTFGKALLCTGRLETWSGSEMVLLEFGEALQAQGFEVDIYAHNIAADLATVFAQKNLTFKTANTINLKNYRLIYTQLNALTALMSEDDIGFMCENGFPCIIYGHLSPFVDMEAPLSRLEAAINTFIVANSQETKQRLISFGYKDKDVLVVPNPTRHTYKNSQKTITDFKNVAIISNHVPPELLEARALLENDGLVVDIIGAQGTQQQVTPELLNAYDGIITIGKTVQMALLSKLPVYCYDHFGGPGWLTPQNFEKAADFNFSGRGFSAKKTADDIYTEIKNFTVENFNTTRSLYNNLGKYSFRNWVVLLKRFLVQYEPVKRRNVQTLLQYCRLDRSLSVICMQAFQFFYESNVIYQRHVKIIEDQSTHIQALTHSVADKDR; this is encoded by the coding sequence ATGACTTTCGGGAAAGCCTTGCTGTGTACAGGACGATTGGAAACATGGTCAGGCTCCGAAATGGTGCTTCTGGAATTTGGCGAGGCCCTTCAGGCTCAGGGCTTTGAAGTTGATATTTACGCCCACAATATTGCCGCTGACCTGGCAACCGTATTTGCCCAGAAAAACCTGACATTCAAAACAGCCAATACAATAAACCTTAAAAATTATCGGCTTATTTATACACAACTCAACGCCCTTACTGCACTGATGTCGGAAGATGACATAGGCTTTATGTGCGAAAACGGCTTTCCGTGCATTATCTACGGCCATCTTTCTCCCTTTGTCGATATGGAAGCCCCGCTCTCCCGGCTGGAAGCGGCCATCAACACCTTTATTGTGGCCAATAGTCAGGAAACAAAGCAGCGTCTGATCAGCTTTGGCTATAAAGACAAGGACGTGCTGGTTGTCCCCAATCCCACGCGCCATACCTACAAGAACAGCCAGAAAACGATTACAGATTTCAAGAACGTTGCCATTATCTCCAACCATGTTCCTCCAGAACTGCTGGAAGCCCGGGCACTGCTTGAAAATGATGGCCTTGTCGTGGATATTATTGGCGCACAAGGCACACAGCAACAGGTGACCCCTGAACTGCTGAATGCTTATGACGGCATTATTACCATCGGCAAAACGGTCCAGATGGCGTTGCTGTCAAAGCTGCCTGTTTACTGTTACGACCATTTTGGTGGTCCGGGCTGGCTGACCCCACAGAATTTTGAGAAGGCGGCAGACTTCAATTTTTCCGGGCGTGGGTTCTCGGCCAAGAAAACTGCGGATGATATTTATACAGAAATAAAAAATTTTACTGTAGAAAACTTCAACACCACACGCAGTCTCTACAATAACCTTGGAAAATATTCCTTCCGCAACTGGGTTGTCCTGCTCAAGCGCTTTCTGGTGCAGTATGAACCCGTCAAGCGGCGTAATGTCCAGACACTCCTCCAATACTGCCGTCTGGACAGAAGCCTGAGCGTTATTTGCATGCAGGCTTTCCAGTTCTTCTACGAAAGCAACGTTATCTATCAACGTCATGTAAAAATCATCGAGGACCAGAGCACCCATATTCAGGCCCTCACTCACTCAGTTGCCGATAAAGACCGATAG